The Candidatus Polarisedimenticolaceae bacterium DNA window GCTGGACGCGCTGGGCCCGACGATCGATGCGGAGGAGCTCGAGGCCTGGCGCGTGCGCCTGGGCTACCCCGCGCCGGGTCGCGAGCTGACCGAGGACTGGAACCCCCTCGAGGCGGGACTCCGCGACCACGTGAGCTTCACGAAGGGTTGCTACGTCGGCCAGGAGGTCGTCGCCCGCCTCAACACCTACGACAAGGTCTCGCGACGGCTCGTGACCTTCGAGCTCGACCCCGGCGCGCCGGTCCCCTCCGCGGGGACCGTCGTCCTGCATCAGGGGACGCGCGTGGGGACCGTGACGAGCGCCGCGCGCTGCCCGGAGAGCGGGCGACCCGTCGTGATGGGTTACGTGAAGTGGCGGGATCTTCCCGAAGGCGCGGTGCTCGCGGTCGGGTAAATGGGGACAGCAACCATTTTCCCTGCCCCGGGATCCACGCTACGGGGCGGGGAAAATGGTTGCTGTCCCCAGCAGCTCC harbors:
- a CDS encoding folate-binding protein YgfZ produces the protein LDALGPTIDAEELEAWRVRLGYPAPGRELTEDWNPLEAGLRDHVSFTKGCYVGQEVVARLNTYDKVSRRLVTFELDPGAPVPSAGTVVLHQGTRVGTVTSAARCPESGRPVVMGYVKWRDLPEGAVLAVG